One genomic segment of Catalinimonas alkaloidigena includes these proteins:
- a CDS encoding DoxX family protein produces the protein MSKRNNIIYWVATLWLALGMLSTGIVQLIKMEGEVANFTQLGYPLYLLTLLGIWKILGVIATLIPKYPLLKEWAYAGFFFTMSGAIISHLANGDAPATLFGPTLLLILTCLSWYFRPADRKLITSTQN, from the coding sequence ATGAGCAAGCGAAACAACATCATCTACTGGGTTGCTACGCTCTGGCTGGCATTAGGAATGCTATCCACCGGAATAGTGCAGCTCATCAAAATGGAAGGGGAAGTAGCTAACTTTACCCAATTAGGCTATCCCCTTTATCTGCTGACCCTATTGGGTATCTGGAAGATACTGGGCGTTATCGCCACGCTCATACCTAAATATCCACTGCTTAAGGAATGGGCCTATGCTGGCTTTTTCTTTACCATGTCAGGGGCTATTATTTCGCACTTAGCCAACGGAGATGCCCCCGCTACGCTCTTTGGTCCGACATTGCTATTAATCCTCACTTGCTTATCATGGTATTTCAGGCCAGCAGATAGAAAACTAATCACAAGCACGCAGAATTAA
- a CDS encoding glycerate kinase, with product MKVLIAPNAFKNSLDAVKSAEAIAKGLNNSKLEVECLQQPIADGGDGMLTVMLSQEGGEIRQAEVDDPLGRKVVASFGLIHDGKTAVIEMAEASGIRLLKQEELNPMKTSSVGTGQLMKAALDAGVKEIVIGLGGSATVDLGLGMAQALGVKMYDASGNSIPEGGAGVQALHEVDLKGVDSRLAGVKIVVTCDVTNKLLEAPSVFGPQKGADESMVKTLEEQFERVAYLLEKQIGRNFMFAESTGAAGGLGAALYGFFDAELVDGTNYLLSRTGFHQDLKNADLVITAEGALDKQTQAGKGPYYVASQAKTYKKPVIMLAGSLPKNYRSKDYEVYDAVFPIGPRPQLLDEALAHTAENLERTACQLGNLLALKVKK from the coding sequence TTGAAAGTACTCATCGCACCCAACGCTTTTAAAAATAGTCTGGACGCTGTAAAGTCAGCAGAAGCCATCGCTAAAGGTTTGAACAATAGTAAATTAGAAGTTGAGTGCCTTCAGCAACCCATTGCTGATGGTGGAGATGGCATGCTGACCGTAATGCTGAGTCAGGAGGGAGGAGAAATCAGGCAAGCTGAAGTGGATGATCCGCTGGGACGTAAAGTAGTAGCCTCATTCGGTTTGATCCATGATGGTAAGACCGCGGTAATAGAAATGGCTGAGGCATCCGGTATACGTTTGCTTAAGCAGGAAGAACTGAATCCCATGAAAACATCTTCAGTTGGTACAGGTCAGTTGATGAAAGCAGCCCTGGATGCCGGTGTCAAGGAAATTGTCATAGGCCTGGGGGGAAGTGCTACGGTAGATTTAGGGCTAGGCATGGCACAGGCCTTAGGGGTAAAAATGTATGATGCATCAGGAAACTCAATACCTGAGGGAGGAGCGGGAGTACAGGCTTTGCACGAAGTGGATTTAAAAGGTGTGGATAGCAGACTAGCGGGAGTAAAAATCGTGGTGACCTGTGATGTAACCAATAAGTTACTTGAGGCTCCCTCTGTATTTGGTCCGCAGAAAGGGGCTGATGAAAGTATGGTCAAAACACTGGAAGAACAGTTTGAAAGAGTGGCATATCTTCTTGAGAAGCAGATTGGTAGAAACTTTATGTTCGCGGAAAGTACGGGAGCAGCTGGTGGCCTGGGAGCGGCACTGTATGGTTTCTTTGATGCTGAGCTCGTAGATGGCACCAACTATCTGCTCTCCCGTACAGGATTTCATCAAGATCTGAAAAATGCTGATTTGGTCATCACTGCCGAAGGCGCATTGGATAAGCAGACGCAGGCAGGCAAAGGCCCTTATTATGTAGCAAGTCAGGCAAAAACATATAAGAAACCGGTGATCATGCTGGCAGGTAGCTTGCCAAAAAACTATCGTTCTAAGGACTATGAAGTATATGATGCCGTGTTTCCTATTGGCCCCAGACCGCAATTATTGGATGAAGCATTAGCTCATACCGCTGAGAACCTGGAGAGGACAGCCTGCCAACTTGGAAACCTGCTGGCCCTGAAAGTAAAAAAGTGA
- a CDS encoding ArsR/SmtB family transcription factor, whose amino-acid sequence MNLRRDVFQAIADPTRRAILVLVTSQSMTAGAIASNFDTARPTVSKHLQILTECELLAQEQKGREVYYHLNPFKLKEIADFIEPFRKMWDDRFNKLETIMKKHQTDK is encoded by the coding sequence ATGAATTTAAGACGTGACGTATTTCAGGCCATCGCTGATCCGACCAGGAGGGCCATACTGGTATTGGTGACCTCACAATCTATGACAGCCGGCGCTATCGCTTCAAATTTTGATACAGCAAGGCCCACGGTTTCAAAGCATCTGCAAATTCTCACTGAGTGCGAACTGCTTGCCCAGGAGCAAAAAGGCAGGGAGGTCTACTATCATCTAAACCCCTTTAAGCTCAAGGAAATAGCTGACTTTATAGAACCCTTCCGCAAAATGTGGGATGACAGATTCAATAAGCTGGAGACCATCATGAAGAAACATCAAACTGATAAATAA
- a CDS encoding sterol desaturase family protein, translating to MDINPIILSIPIYFLLIGIELIIQVIQKRKLYRLNDALTNMGCGVTQQVSALFFKVIVIAMYQLVYEYLAIIQIPVNWWTIAILFVLVDFCYYWAHRMSHEVNLFWGGHVVHHQSEDYNLSVALRQGSFQVLWTSIFYLPLAFLGFDTLTFVTVSAFVTLYQFWIHTETIGKMGGLEWIFNTPSHHRVHHGRDPKYIDKNHAGVFIIWDRLFGTFQEEEEKPTYGVTQPLDSWNPIWANLKPYIAMGKQLQQTPRWDDRMRILFKRPGWRPGWRPANIGGYQAPQEVDKNTYRKYDVKGSPRLNYYIFFQYIIALLGTALFLFTEAQLLMPEKVAMAGLVLFSLLSLGSLFEKPGRTIPLEIVRIVCTLLAVLYFGQNEQWINAILVFGSSYVLISTYWLYTAVRAKKSSHSFTAGA from the coding sequence ATGGACATTAACCCTATTATACTTTCTATCCCTATCTATTTTCTGCTGATTGGCATTGAATTGATCATACAGGTGATACAGAAAAGGAAATTGTACCGTCTTAATGACGCACTTACCAATATGGGTTGTGGAGTAACACAGCAGGTAAGCGCTTTGTTTTTCAAAGTCATCGTGATTGCCATGTACCAATTGGTCTACGAATACCTGGCGATTATTCAGATTCCTGTCAACTGGTGGACAATTGCCATCCTATTTGTGTTGGTAGATTTTTGCTACTACTGGGCACACCGTATGAGCCACGAGGTGAACCTATTCTGGGGCGGGCATGTGGTGCATCATCAAAGTGAAGATTATAATCTATCCGTGGCCCTGCGTCAGGGTTCATTTCAAGTACTCTGGACCTCAATATTCTACCTCCCACTTGCTTTTCTTGGCTTTGATACCCTTACCTTTGTAACGGTTTCTGCCTTCGTTACCCTCTATCAGTTCTGGATACATACCGAAACCATTGGAAAAATGGGCGGGTTAGAGTGGATTTTTAATACCCCATCTCATCACCGGGTACATCACGGCCGTGATCCCAAATACATTGATAAAAACCACGCGGGTGTCTTTATCATATGGGACAGACTGTTTGGCACTTTTCAGGAAGAAGAGGAGAAACCTACCTACGGTGTTACCCAGCCGCTGGATAGCTGGAACCCCATCTGGGCCAACCTCAAACCTTATATAGCGATGGGTAAGCAACTACAGCAAACGCCTCGCTGGGATGACCGTATGCGTATCCTTTTTAAGAGGCCCGGCTGGAGGCCCGGCTGGAGGCCCGCCAATATAGGAGGCTATCAGGCTCCGCAGGAAGTGGATAAGAATACATACCGGAAGTATGATGTTAAAGGTTCTCCACGCCTGAACTACTACATCTTCTTTCAGTATATCATCGCACTGCTGGGGACAGCCCTCTTCCTCTTCACCGAAGCTCAGCTGCTGATGCCTGAAAAAGTAGCGATGGCGGGTCTGGTTTTATTTTCGCTACTCAGTCTGGGCAGCCTCTTTGAAAAACCCGGCAGGACGATTCCACTGGAAATTGTCCGCATAGTCTGTACCCTGCTCGCTGTCCTGTATTTTGGTCAGAATGAGCAGTGGATCAACGCCATTTTGGTGTTCGGTTCAAGCTATGTGCTGATTTCAACCTACTGGCTGTACACTGCTGTCAGGGCGAAGAAAAGCAGCCATTCATTTACTGCCGGAGCTTAA
- a CDS encoding DUF302 domain-containing protein, with amino-acid sequence MQYYFSKKLTNTTFEQALEKVAEVLKSKGFGILTEIDVQATMKKKLDEDLRPYKILGACNPSFAFKALQAENKIGTMLPCNVIVQVLEDGVVEVAAVDPMASMQAVENPGLESIAGEVQDQLKSAIEEL; translated from the coding sequence ATGCAGTATTACTTCAGTAAAAAATTAACCAACACCACTTTTGAACAGGCTTTGGAGAAAGTAGCAGAAGTATTGAAATCCAAAGGTTTTGGCATACTCACCGAAATTGACGTACAGGCCACCATGAAAAAGAAGCTGGATGAAGACCTAAGGCCCTACAAAATCCTGGGAGCCTGTAATCCTTCCTTTGCCTTCAAAGCATTGCAGGCGGAAAATAAAATAGGCACTATGCTACCCTGTAATGTCATTGTGCAGGTACTGGAAGATGGCGTAGTTGAAGTGGCGGCAGTTGACCCTATGGCTTCCATGCAGGCGGTAGAAAATCCAGGGCTGGAAAGTATCGCAGGAGAGGTGCAGGACCAGTTAAAGTCTGCGATAGAAGAGCTTTAA
- a CDS encoding lipoprotein: MKKYFILFSLIAFLTGCGNKKLCPTELVTQYYDAFNASDFSQIVPLITDSITIVEGDYIMPFSHESFYENFKWDSVFQTTYKIVNLDDQNEQIIATVASSSKRYAFLKNDPLTCRFKVSFESDKISRLEALECLDADWNVWQNERDSLVNWINMHHPELDGFIHDLTMKGAKNYLKAIELYENRQDSL; this comes from the coding sequence ATGAAAAAGTACTTTATCCTATTTTCTCTCATAGCCTTCCTGACGGGATGTGGTAACAAAAAATTATGTCCCACTGAGCTGGTAACACAATATTACGATGCTTTCAATGCTTCTGACTTTTCTCAAATTGTCCCACTGATTACGGATAGCATCACCATTGTGGAAGGAGATTATATTATGCCTTTCTCCCATGAAAGTTTTTATGAAAATTTTAAGTGGGATTCTGTCTTCCAGACGACTTATAAAATTGTCAACTTAGATGACCAAAATGAGCAGATCATTGCGACAGTAGCTTCAAGTTCCAAACGTTATGCATTTCTGAAAAATGATCCTTTGACCTGTAGATTTAAGGTATCATTTGAGTCGGACAAAATAAGCAGGCTTGAAGCACTGGAATGCTTAGATGCCGATTGGAATGTCTGGCAAAATGAAAGAGATTCCTTGGTTAACTGGATCAATATGCATCACCCTGAACTGGATGGATTCATTCATGACTTGACGATGAAGGGTGCAAAAAACTACCTGAAAGCCATAGAACTGTATGAAAATAGACAAGACAGTCTATGA
- a CDS encoding universal stress protein, whose protein sequence is MYPLKKILVALDATPMDDTLIEFASFLAQSTSAESVHFVNVIKNTQLPNALRKEFPNLMEDAIKDRKKQMEKKVIERFDMTNQEITVKITVEQGLLPSKHILKLAEKHNIDAIVVGRKEMLKGSSVVTQRLARRATCSLLIVPEKEYSSMNRIMVATDFSKDSLVALEEAISVASYGKNEGREVEIICHHVYQVPVGYHYTGKTFDESSEVMRQNAEKNYNKFIKKVDTKGVKVTPLFSLSRQESPVSTIYEKAVELNINCIVIGGKGKAASTAFFPIGTNTEKLISMDANIPLLIVRPKHKNAGLMEMLQRI, encoded by the coding sequence ATGTATCCATTAAAGAAAATTTTGGTAGCACTTGATGCAACCCCCATGGATGACACTCTTATTGAGTTTGCCTCGTTCCTGGCACAATCAACGTCTGCCGAGTCTGTTCATTTTGTGAACGTGATTAAGAACACTCAGCTTCCAAATGCTTTGAGAAAGGAATTTCCTAATCTTATGGAAGATGCCATCAAAGATCGTAAAAAGCAGATGGAGAAAAAGGTAATTGAAAGGTTTGATATGACAAATCAGGAAATTACCGTAAAGATTACCGTTGAGCAAGGACTTCTTCCCTCCAAGCATATTCTAAAGCTTGCTGAGAAGCATAATATAGATGCCATTGTAGTAGGAAGAAAAGAGATGCTTAAAGGCAGCAGCGTAGTAACGCAGCGCCTGGCACGCAGAGCTACCTGCTCGTTATTGATAGTACCTGAAAAAGAGTACTCCAGCATGAACCGTATTATGGTGGCTACCGACTTCTCAAAAGATTCACTGGTAGCGCTGGAAGAAGCCATATCCGTAGCTAGTTATGGCAAAAATGAAGGAAGAGAGGTTGAAATTATTTGTCATCATGTGTATCAGGTACCCGTTGGCTATCATTACACAGGTAAAACTTTTGATGAAAGTAGTGAAGTCATGCGTCAAAACGCTGAAAAGAACTACAATAAGTTTATTAAGAAAGTTGACACAAAAGGAGTTAAGGTTACACCTCTTTTCTCATTGAGCAGACAGGAAAGCCCGGTGTCTACGATTTATGAGAAAGCGGTTGAGCTTAATATCAACTGCATTGTAATTGGTGGAAAAGGAAAAGCAGCTTCTACTGCATTCTTCCCCATTGGAACCAATACTGAGAAGCTGATCAGTATGGATGCTAATATTCCTCTACTAATCGTAAGGCCTAAGCACAAAAATGCCGGTCTGATGGAAATGCTTCAGAGAATATAA
- a CDS encoding TonB-dependent receptor plug domain-containing protein, which yields MRRFLLLIFGGIVFSTHISIAQGDSTVIELNNLTITENRMQTPFSESARSIYVVSREELQKMPVQSLNEALSYVPGVDIRQRGPAGVQADVSIRGGTFEQTLILINGIKMSDPQTGHHLMNLPLDIDNIERIEVLKGPGARIYGQNAFSGAINIITKVPSAPMAIFSGYGGDFETFGGNVSVALPGEQYGQYLAVSRDQSEGYRANADYRITNAFYQSYLQLEEGKINFLGGYTQRAFGAAGFYVPDSEEYEEVNTLFLSADYELKKDNWTLQPRLYWRRNHDDYVFIRSDPDFFNNLHTTHVGGAEVHSTYRSDFGLTGLGLEYRYEDINSTNLGDRNRSMLGIFAEHRFYLFNRLDITPGLYLNWYSDYGWNLFPGLDASYEISPQWKVFANVGRSFRIPTYTDLYYAGPNNIGNDQLEPEDAITYEGGLKYFKGSFWGQLSYFKRDASNLIDWVRSSDEVPWQPQNFYNVDIQGIEAGLNFDFSKSTAAWVKKVNLNYTYLDAELLNTEGVESRYALDNLNHQLILGITHKIIGRLNHSFRMRYLDRATLSNYTLLDSRIFYQNERFNIFVEATNFTDTEYREAGYVPMPGRWFRAGITFKTGLDLQ from the coding sequence ATGAGAAGATTTTTACTCCTGATATTTGGGGGCATAGTGTTTTCCACACACATCAGTATCGCCCAGGGAGACAGCACAGTGATTGAACTGAATAATCTTACCATCACTGAAAACCGTATGCAAACCCCTTTTTCTGAGTCTGCCCGTAGCATCTATGTGGTGAGCCGGGAAGAACTGCAAAAAATGCCTGTGCAAAGTCTGAACGAAGCTTTGAGCTATGTACCAGGGGTTGATATCCGGCAGAGAGGACCGGCGGGTGTGCAGGCCGATGTAAGCATACGGGGAGGCACCTTTGAACAAACCCTGATCCTGATCAACGGTATCAAGATGAGCGATCCGCAAACGGGCCATCACCTGATGAATTTACCACTAGATATTGATAATATAGAGAGAATAGAAGTCCTCAAAGGACCTGGAGCACGTATCTACGGGCAAAACGCTTTTTCCGGAGCCATCAACATCATTACCAAAGTACCTTCAGCACCCATGGCAATATTTAGCGGCTATGGAGGAGATTTTGAGACTTTCGGGGGAAATGTATCTGTAGCTTTGCCCGGTGAGCAATACGGTCAGTATCTCGCTGTTTCCCGCGACCAGTCAGAAGGCTACCGAGCCAATGCTGATTACAGGATTACCAATGCTTTCTACCAGTCATACCTCCAACTGGAAGAGGGTAAAATCAACTTTCTCGGTGGCTATACCCAGAGGGCTTTTGGTGCCGCCGGTTTCTATGTTCCTGACTCTGAAGAGTATGAAGAAGTCAATACGCTCTTTCTCAGCGCTGACTACGAGTTGAAGAAGGATAACTGGACTCTGCAACCCCGCCTCTACTGGAGAAGAAATCATGATGACTATGTCTTCATCAGAAGTGATCCTGACTTCTTTAACAATCTTCATACCACGCATGTGGGGGGCGCTGAAGTGCACTCTACCTACCGCAGTGATTTTGGACTCACCGGTCTTGGTTTGGAGTACCGTTATGAAGATATCAACAGCACCAACTTAGGCGATCGAAACCGTAGCATGCTGGGGATCTTTGCTGAACATAGATTTTATTTATTCAACAGACTGGATATTACCCCCGGCTTATACCTCAACTGGTACTCAGATTATGGCTGGAACCTTTTCCCCGGCCTGGACGCCAGCTATGAGATTTCTCCACAATGGAAAGTCTTTGCAAATGTTGGCCGCTCTTTCCGTATTCCTACTTATACCGATCTTTACTATGCCGGCCCCAATAATATCGGTAATGACCAACTGGAACCTGAAGATGCCATCACTTACGAAGGAGGGCTCAAATATTTTAAAGGTAGCTTTTGGGGACAATTAAGCTATTTCAAACGCGACGCCTCCAACCTCATTGACTGGGTAAGAAGTAGTGATGAAGTACCCTGGCAACCCCAGAACTTCTACAATGTAGATATACAGGGCATTGAAGCCGGACTCAATTTTGACTTTTCAAAATCAACGGCTGCCTGGGTTAAGAAAGTAAACCTCAACTACACTTATCTGGATGCCGAACTCCTGAATACCGAAGGCGTAGAATCGCGCTATGCGCTGGATAACCTGAATCACCAACTTATCTTGGGCATTACGCATAAGATTATTGGCAGGCTGAATCATTCGTTCCGTATGCGCTATCTGGATCGTGCTACCCTGAGCAATTATACGCTGCTGGACAGCAGGATATTCTACCAAAATGAGCGCTTCAATATTTTTGTGGAAGCGACCAACTTCACCGATACAGAATATCGTGAAGCGGGCTATGTGCCTATGCCGGGACGCTGGTTCAGGGCAGGCATTACTTTCAAAACCGGCCTGGACCTTCAATGA
- a CDS encoding S8 family peptidase, whose product MAKSQKKRVIITFKPKEKRADKKEDKVDIVKNTISSSDTHFFNANDWSRGQAVPSGMPTEQIGYDVNQYEAPIVMGSFTDDEIKKLEKNNNIAKVEEDGEMHAFHQHGQFSHLQYEGQPIVQSETIPEGINQIKAPNAWQATQGMGIKVAILDTGIDYNHPDLKDNYRFGISFIDDESSPMDYNGHGTHCAGTVAAAINGEGVVGVAPSAYLYAVKVLSRTGSGAWSNLIAGIDWCINKKNMDIISMSLGASSAPSAVETICLAAWKKGAILVAAAGNSGGPVGAPALFPSVIAVSAIDNTNTLASFSCRGSEVELCAPGVNVLSTKAGGGYVKYSGTSMACPHVAGAAAIAKGTHRYASNVEIRSLLARTADELGNPGHDDDFGYGRVDPHQAAFSNTAPSPIPGLP is encoded by the coding sequence ATGGCAAAATCACAGAAAAAACGCGTGATCATCACCTTTAAACCCAAAGAAAAGCGTGCTGATAAAAAAGAGGATAAGGTAGATATCGTAAAAAATACCATATCTTCTTCCGATACTCATTTCTTCAATGCCAATGACTGGTCCCGCGGTCAGGCGGTGCCTTCGGGCATGCCCACAGAACAGATTGGTTACGATGTGAATCAATATGAAGCCCCTATCGTGATGGGTTCTTTCACCGATGACGAAATCAAGAAACTGGAAAAGAACAATAATATCGCGAAGGTAGAGGAAGATGGTGAAATGCATGCTTTCCATCAGCATGGACAGTTTTCTCACCTGCAGTATGAAGGGCAGCCTATCGTCCAGTCAGAGACGATCCCCGAAGGCATCAACCAGATCAAAGCCCCCAATGCCTGGCAGGCTACACAAGGCATGGGAATTAAGGTCGCCATACTGGACACCGGCATTGATTATAATCATCCTGATCTGAAGGACAACTACAGATTTGGCATCAGCTTTATAGATGATGAAAGCAGCCCCATGGATTATAACGGACATGGCACCCACTGCGCGGGTACAGTTGCTGCTGCCATCAATGGTGAAGGGGTGGTCGGCGTAGCTCCCTCTGCTTATCTCTATGCGGTTAAGGTGCTGAGCAGAACCGGTTCAGGGGCCTGGAGTAACCTTATCGCCGGGATTGACTGGTGTATCAACAAAAAGAACATGGACATCATCAGCATGAGTCTGGGGGCCAGCAGCGCACCATCGGCAGTAGAAACTATCTGCCTGGCCGCCTGGAAGAAAGGCGCAATACTGGTAGCCGCAGCAGGTAATAGCGGAGGCCCGGTAGGTGCCCCTGCCCTATTTCCTTCGGTAATAGCCGTATCCGCTATTGACAATACCAATACTCTGGCGTCCTTCAGTTGTCGTGGTTCGGAAGTGGAGCTTTGCGCTCCCGGAGTAAACGTACTGTCTACCAAAGCTGGAGGGGGTTATGTGAAGTACTCAGGTACCAGTATGGCATGTCCGCATGTAGCGGGAGCAGCGGCGATTGCCAAGGGTACGCACCGTTATGCCTCCAATGTGGAGATCCGCAGTTTGCTGGCCCGTACTGCTGATGAGCTGGGGAATCCCGGGCATGATGATGACTTCGGCTATGGCAGGGTAGATCCCCATCAGGCGGCTTTTTCCAATACCGCGCCAAGTCCTATCCCCGGACTGCCGTAG
- a CDS encoding SRPBCC domain-containing protein: MELKTKVHAEDGKQELSISREFDLPLELLFKAYIEPEIVEQWMGTKVLKLECKKHGSWQFETTDPQGNKHGFNGVIHEFSTNQRIIRTFEMDNTSFPVQLEFLEFEPLSDKRSKLNMHIIYKSVADRDKMLKLPFAQGINMAHIRLEEIMSKKNSAT; encoded by the coding sequence ATGGAGCTCAAAACAAAAGTACATGCCGAAGATGGAAAGCAGGAGTTAAGCATCAGCCGAGAGTTTGACTTACCATTGGAATTACTCTTCAAAGCCTACATAGAGCCTGAAATTGTGGAGCAATGGATGGGCACTAAAGTGCTGAAACTTGAGTGTAAAAAACATGGTAGCTGGCAGTTTGAAACCACCGATCCTCAGGGGAACAAGCATGGCTTCAATGGTGTGATCCATGAGTTCAGCACAAACCAAAGAATCATTCGTACATTTGAAATGGACAACACCTCCTTTCCTGTTCAATTAGAGTTTTTGGAATTTGAACCACTGAGTGACAAGCGTAGCAAACTCAATATGCATATCATCTATAAATCAGTTGCCGACAGAGACAAGATGCTAAAGTTACCTTTTGCACAAGGCATCAATATGGCACACATACGATTGGAAGAAATAATGAGTAAAAAAAATAGTGCAACATGA
- a CDS encoding ArsR/SmtB family transcription factor codes for MESVTKKQRSIEKLEKVAFILKTLSHPLRLSVVDLLSQHTKLSVNEICEALNSEQSLTSHHLSNMKLKGILNSSREGKNIYYSLKMKEVVKVLACMDNCDAITI; via the coding sequence ATGGAGTCTGTGACAAAAAAACAGAGAAGTATCGAGAAGTTAGAAAAGGTAGCTTTTATTCTGAAAACTTTATCTCACCCTTTAAGGCTAAGTGTGGTAGATTTACTCTCTCAGCATACTAAGTTGTCGGTAAATGAGATTTGTGAAGCATTGAATTCAGAGCAATCACTTACCTCCCACCATTTATCTAACATGAAACTCAAAGGAATATTGAATAGCTCACGAGAGGGGAAAAATATCTACTATAGCCTCAAAATGAAGGAGGTAGTAAAAGTATTAGCTTGTATGGATAATTGTGACGCGATAACTATTTGA
- a CDS encoding aminotransferase class V-fold PLP-dependent enzyme yields MRNIYFTPGPAELYFTVEGHIKNALKEQVPSISHRSKAFQNIYQEAVSNLKAVLDVPENYHVFFTASATEIWERIIQNGVAHKSYHYVNGAFSERFKATAEELGRKTEGSIAEEGSCSAPTPEHISSDTELIAFTLNETSTGASQPLEDIYAIQKAHPDKLIAVDAVSVLPHSLLDYTKVDSVFFSVQKAFGLPAGLGVWVVSPRSVEKAQQLADQGLSIGSYHSLPSLLAKGEKNQTPETPNVLNIYLLAKVCGDMLNKSIVKIRQETEYKAALMYHAVEQHPKLTPFVKNSIYRSKTVIVAETEVPSSEIIDELKKDGLIIGSGYGANKAKHIRIANFPTHSKEQFELLVDKINALK; encoded by the coding sequence ATGAGAAATATTTATTTTACTCCCGGTCCGGCTGAACTATATTTTACAGTAGAGGGACATATCAAAAACGCACTAAAGGAACAGGTTCCCTCCATTTCTCATCGCAGCAAAGCGTTTCAGAATATTTATCAGGAAGCTGTGAGCAATCTCAAAGCAGTGTTGGATGTACCTGAAAATTATCATGTTTTTTTCACAGCTTCGGCTACCGAGATATGGGAACGTATCATTCAGAATGGTGTAGCCCATAAAAGCTATCACTATGTCAATGGGGCCTTTTCTGAACGTTTCAAGGCTACAGCAGAAGAATTGGGCAGGAAAACTGAAGGATCTATAGCCGAAGAAGGAAGTTGTAGTGCACCTACCCCTGAGCATATCTCCTCCGATACCGAGCTGATTGCTTTTACCCTCAATGAAACCAGTACCGGTGCGTCACAACCTCTGGAAGATATATATGCTATCCAAAAAGCTCATCCTGATAAGTTGATTGCCGTGGATGCCGTTTCCGTTTTACCGCATTCACTGCTTGATTATACGAAAGTTGATAGTGTTTTTTTCTCAGTACAGAAAGCTTTTGGCTTACCGGCTGGACTTGGTGTGTGGGTCGTAAGTCCGCGAAGCGTAGAGAAAGCGCAACAACTTGCTGATCAAGGTTTGAGCATTGGCTCTTACCATTCTTTGCCTTCACTACTTGCCAAAGGAGAAAAAAATCAAACGCCTGAAACTCCTAATGTGCTTAACATTTATCTGCTGGCCAAAGTGTGCGGCGATATGCTGAACAAGAGCATAGTGAAGATCAGGCAAGAGACTGAATATAAGGCAGCCCTTATGTATCATGCTGTAGAGCAACACCCAAAGCTAACTCCTTTTGTAAAGAACAGTATTTATCGTTCAAAAACTGTTATAGTGGCAGAAACAGAAGTGCCCTCTTCAGAAATTATTGATGAACTGAAAAAAGATGGCCTGATCATAGGAAGTGGATATGGTGCCAACAAAGCAAAACATATAAGAATTGCCAATTTTCCTACACATTCAAAAGAGCAGTTTGAACTCCTGGTTGATAAAATAAATGCGCTGAAATAG
- a CDS encoding GIY-YIG nuclease family protein → MGNYFVYIITNSSKNVLYIGMTNDLEQRVTEHYLNRGQPQTFAGKYFCYYLLYYERFNSPTHAIEREKELKGWNRKRKEALISALNPQWNFLNTEVMEWPPHPDITSR, encoded by the coding sequence ATGGGAAACTATTTTGTATATATCATCACAAATTCCAGCAAAAATGTACTATACATTGGAATGACTAATGATCTTGAACAAAGGGTAACAGAACATTATCTGAACAGGGGGCAACCACAAACCTTTGCCGGAAAATATTTCTGTTACTACTTGCTGTATTACGAAAGATTTAATTCTCCTACCCATGCTATTGAAAGGGAAAAAGAACTTAAGGGCTGGAACAGGAAACGAAAAGAGGCGTTGATTTCTGCTCTCAATCCTCAATGGAATTTTTTGAATACTGAGGTTATGGAATGGCCTCCTCACCCTGATATCACTTCCAGATAA